The Marinilongibacter aquaticus genome has a window encoding:
- a CDS encoding sigma-70 family RNA polymerase sigma factor → MRQLKISKQITNRESQSLDKYLQEIGKVDLLTPDEEVTLAQKIREGDQLSLERLTKANLRFVVSVAKQYQNQGLSLGDLINEGNLGLIKAAQRFDETRGFKFISYAVWWIRQSILQALAEQSRIVRLPLNRVGSLNKISKKFSELEQQFEREPSPEELAEVLEITSNEVVDTMKISGRHVSVDAPFVQGEENSLLDVLENDTEEKPDQELMNDSLRREVLRALSTLTQREAEVIMYYFGLNGEQAMTLEEIGEKFNLTRERVRQIKEKAIRRLRQTSRSKALKAYLG, encoded by the coding sequence ATGAGACAACTAAAGATCAGTAAGCAGATTACCAACCGCGAGAGCCAATCGCTTGACAAATATCTTCAAGAAATTGGAAAAGTGGATCTCCTCACACCCGATGAAGAGGTAACTTTGGCTCAGAAAATCAGGGAAGGTGATCAGCTGTCTCTAGAAAGGCTAACAAAAGCAAACCTCCGTTTTGTGGTTTCGGTAGCAAAACAATACCAGAATCAAGGTCTATCACTCGGTGATTTGATCAATGAAGGGAATCTTGGCTTGATTAAAGCAGCTCAGCGATTCGATGAAACAAGGGGCTTTAAATTTATTTCTTATGCGGTTTGGTGGATTCGTCAGTCTATTCTTCAAGCATTGGCTGAACAATCCAGAATTGTGCGTCTACCATTGAACAGGGTAGGTTCTTTGAACAAAATCTCCAAGAAATTTTCAGAATTGGAGCAACAGTTCGAGAGAGAGCCTTCTCCTGAAGAATTGGCAGAAGTCTTGGAAATCACTTCGAACGAGGTGGTGGATACTATGAAAATCTCGGGCCGTCACGTATCTGTGGATGCTCCTTTCGTGCAGGGCGAAGAAAACAGCCTTTTGGATGTATTGGAGAATGATACAGAAGAAAAGCCAGATCAGGAATTGATGAACGACTCGCTTCGCAGAGAGGTGCTTCGTGCTTTGTCGACCCTGACGCAACGTGAAGCCGAGGTGATCATGTATTATTTTGGTCTTAATGGTGAACAAGCCATGACATTGGAAGAGATTGGTGAGAAATTTAATTTGACGCGTGAGCGTGTTCGCCAAATCAAAGAAAAGGCCATTCGAAGACTCAGACAAACCTCAAGAAGTAAAGCTTTAAAGGCCTATTTAGGTTAA